One window of Neochlamydia sp. AcF84 genomic DNA carries:
- the ruvB gene encoding Holliday junction branch migration DNA helicase RuvB produces the protein MESKNYIESTLGQEDVTFEVPLRPQSLADFIGQDQLRERLTVLIEAAKQRKEALGHCLFSGPPGLGKTTLANILAKVMGTNIVITSGPVIEKPGDLAGLLTNLKDGDILFIDEIHRLNRTIEEYLYPAMEDFVLDLMIDSGPNARSVQVKLSKFTLAGATTRSGLLSSPLRSRFALNCRLELYPPEILVQIIMRTGRILNLNIAPEAALEIARRARGTPRIANNLLRWVRDYAQIRAGNKINPEVVSKALEMLSIDHKGLDEMDIKILETMIHHYKGGPVGLNTIAVAIGEEAHTIEEVYEPYLIMQGFIKRTPRGREVTPLAYQHLKLTINN, from the coding sequence ATGGAATCAAAAAATTACATTGAATCTACTCTAGGTCAAGAAGATGTTACTTTTGAAGTCCCCTTACGCCCTCAATCCTTGGCTGATTTTATCGGCCAAGATCAGTTACGTGAACGACTAACAGTTCTTATAGAAGCTGCCAAGCAACGTAAAGAAGCATTAGGGCATTGCCTCTTTTCTGGCCCCCCAGGTTTAGGAAAAACAACACTTGCTAATATTCTTGCTAAGGTCATGGGCACTAATATAGTGATAACCTCAGGCCCAGTCATTGAGAAGCCTGGCGATCTTGCTGGCTTGCTCACTAACCTCAAAGATGGCGACATTCTCTTTATCGATGAAATTCATCGCCTCAACCGTACCATCGAAGAATATCTTTATCCTGCTATGGAGGATTTTGTGCTCGATCTTATGATCGACAGTGGCCCCAATGCGCGTAGCGTTCAAGTTAAATTAAGCAAATTCACCTTAGCAGGTGCAACGACCCGTTCAGGACTGCTTTCTAGCCCTCTAAGATCTCGTTTTGCGCTTAATTGTCGCTTGGAACTTTATCCTCCCGAGATTCTGGTGCAAATCATCATGCGTACAGGGCGCATTTTAAATTTAAATATCGCCCCTGAAGCGGCTTTAGAAATTGCCCGCCGTGCACGCGGGACTCCACGAATTGCCAATAATCTTTTGCGCTGGGTGCGTGATTATGCCCAGATCCGTGCAGGTAATAAAATTAACCCAGAAGTTGTTTCAAAAGCTTTAGAAATGCTTTCCATCGATCATAAAGGTTTAGATGAAATGGATATTAAGATTTTAGAAACGATGATTCACCATTATAAGGGTGGCCCGGTGGGACTCAATACTATTGCTGTTGCTATTGGAGAAGAAGCCCATACGATTGAAGAAGTGTACGAGCCCTACCTTATCATGCAAGGTTTTATTAAAAGAACTCCGCGCGGTCGTGAAGTCACACCTCTTGCCTATCAGCATTTAAAATTAACGATCAATAATTAG
- a CDS encoding SpoIID/LytB domain-containing protein has product MIKKMFIAFLSLILLSNAAYAGIADSLSTFFNKPLPAANDTLKILIMHNKPGAMLEVKGKYKIYDPHANKHISTRFIGKKKYIQPLSEGLKWQEEFPGLYQLMILPDDKATTIIVDGIEYKGRIYIYDIGGTISIVNEIPFDEYVKTVLAARLQAPLPGEALAAVAIAARTNAYYLKQKAPSHYWDVEARQIGYQGYALSPPSKLIEQAVKATHHMVMTFSSNPLMAKWDSIEAIDGADAQVIHSKISLDQAAMLAHQGEHAAQILRKAFPGAQVDLIAN; this is encoded by the coding sequence ATGATCAAAAAAATGTTCATCGCTTTCTTGAGTCTCATTCTACTGTCCAATGCAGCGTATGCAGGCATAGCAGATTCTTTATCTACCTTTTTTAACAAACCCTTGCCGGCAGCCAATGATACTTTAAAAATTTTAATTATGCATAATAAACCAGGGGCTATGTTGGAGGTCAAAGGTAAATACAAAATTTATGATCCTCATGCCAATAAGCATATAAGCACACGCTTTATCGGTAAAAAAAAATATATTCAACCTTTAAGCGAAGGCTTAAAATGGCAGGAAGAGTTTCCAGGCCTTTACCAGCTCATGATTCTGCCTGATGATAAAGCTACTACTATAATAGTCGACGGCATTGAATATAAAGGACGTATTTACATCTATGACATCGGAGGTACAATTAGTATTGTTAATGAAATTCCTTTTGATGAATATGTCAAAACAGTCCTAGCAGCAAGGCTGCAAGCACCGCTGCCAGGAGAAGCTTTAGCTGCAGTGGCCATTGCGGCACGCACAAATGCCTATTATCTAAAGCAAAAAGCTCCTAGTCATTACTGGGACGTTGAAGCCAGACAAATAGGCTATCAGGGATATGCCCTTTCTCCCCCTTCTAAGCTTATCGAGCAAGCGGTTAAAGCCACTCACCATATGGTGATGACTTTTTCTTCAAATCCGTTGATGGCTAAGTGGGATAGTATAGAAGCAATAGATGGAGCAGATGCACAAGTTATCCATTCTAAAATTTCTTTAGATCAAGCTGCCATGCTTGCCCATCAAGGTGAACATGCCGCTCAAATTCTTAGGAAAGCTTTCCCTGGTGCACAAGTAGATTTAATCGCGAATTAA
- the queA gene encoding tRNA preQ1(34) S-adenosylmethionine ribosyltransferase-isomerase QueA has protein sequence MKDWHSLNNYLYDLPEELIAQYPCEPRDTTRLLVVDRSSGNMYEMVFHELADFLGKGDSLVFNNTKVLPSRLIGSRSTGGKAEIFLIKRLPTGDWEALVKPGKKLGKGSYVTFKEGFSCKIIDVLADGKRVVNFDYEGDITQALEKFGHIPLPPYMRRAAIPELDKERYQTVYAQHPGSVATPTAGLHFTDKLLQKLEKKSVQVDKLTLHIGLGTFLPVKVEDIREHQMHDESFEISQETAERLNKRPINKRQICVGTTSCRALEAASSPSGMIRGGKYNTNIFIHPGYQFKYVQHLLTNFHQPGSSLLMLVSAFASPELIKEAYNKAIKERYRFLSYGDAMLIL, from the coding sequence ATGAAAGATTGGCATTCACTAAATAATTATCTATATGATTTACCTGAAGAGTTGATCGCTCAATACCCGTGCGAGCCTCGTGATACTACACGACTACTTGTAGTCGACCGCTCTTCAGGAAATATGTATGAAATGGTTTTTCATGAATTGGCTGACTTTTTAGGCAAAGGAGATAGCCTAGTATTCAATAATACCAAAGTTCTTCCCTCTCGCCTTATCGGTTCACGTTCTACGGGAGGTAAAGCAGAGATATTTTTGATCAAAAGGCTTCCAACAGGCGATTGGGAAGCTTTAGTAAAACCGGGTAAAAAACTAGGCAAGGGAAGCTATGTGACCTTTAAAGAAGGTTTTTCCTGCAAAATTATAGACGTTTTAGCCGATGGCAAGCGTGTGGTCAATTTCGATTATGAAGGAGATATTACACAAGCTTTAGAAAAATTTGGTCATATCCCTCTCCCTCCTTATATGCGTCGCGCAGCTATTCCTGAACTAGATAAGGAGCGCTATCAAACTGTCTATGCGCAACATCCTGGCTCTGTAGCTACACCTACCGCAGGCTTGCACTTTACGGATAAGTTGCTACAAAAACTCGAAAAAAAAAGCGTTCAGGTAGATAAGCTTACATTGCATATTGGTTTAGGGACTTTTCTGCCCGTTAAGGTAGAGGATATACGTGAACATCAAATGCATGATGAATCCTTTGAAATTAGTCAAGAGACAGCCGAGCGCCTTAATAAAAGACCTATCAACAAGCGACAAATCTGCGTAGGTACCACTTCTTGCCGTGCTCTAGAGGCAGCATCCTCCCCTTCTGGCATGATAAGGGGAGGGAAATATAACACCAACATCTTTATTCATCCGGGCTATCAATTTAAATATGTACAACATCTCTTAACCAACTTTCATCAGCCAGGTTCAAGTCTACTTATGCTAGTCAGTGCTTTTGCTTCACCGGAGTTAATCAAAGAAGCTTATAATAAGGCTATTAAAGAGCGTTACCGTTTTCTTTCATATGGCGATGCCATGTTAATTTTATAA